A single window of Candidatus Hydrogenedentota bacterium DNA harbors:
- a CDS encoding DUF1580 domain-containing protein, whose translation MSDAVVPSPLDGLIPLNQIPHHIPCVNGRRPDVSTCWRWITAGVGGIRLEGRRYGRKWFTTAQALDDFARALADDSIQKLNAPKATAPTTPKTRSAARLQREQDEAEARLRASGMLS comes from the coding sequence ATGTCAGACGCTGTTGTCCCCTCCCCCCTCGATGGGCTGATTCCCCTGAATCAAATCCCCCATCACATCCCCTGTGTGAATGGCCGAAGGCCGGACGTTAGCACCTGTTGGAGATGGATCACCGCAGGCGTCGGCGGAATCCGCCTTGAGGGTCGCCGCTACGGGCGCAAGTGGTTTACAACCGCCCAAGCCCTCGATGACTTCGCCCGTGCCTTGGCCGATGACTCCATCCAAAAACTGAACGCGCCGAAGGCGACCGCGCCCACCACGCCCAAGACCCGCAGCGCGGCGCGGCTTCAACGCGAACAGGATGAGGCAGAGGCACGGCTTCGGGCTTCGGGGATGTTGTCATGA
- a CDS encoding site-specific integrase yields MPKPSTPKAPKLCFHKGKNLFFVRLNGEALYLGRDEDEAKRRYRIAVAEWWNRGGLPEPPPPQQITVAQVFDRWTVHAQEYYQNNPGHFESIKATYRAFLDVYKSMPAADFGPLALKSYRTGLCDGETSRTTVNMKVNAIRRVFKWAVSEELIPPSVFEALATVEGLRQGRAHGVKEPTPVTDVRWEHVEACLPFMPSPVADLVRLLWNCGARVGEVVNLTARDIDTSGPVWTATITAHKTAYKGRERILCFGKNCQSILKPRMMSAPIGRPLFSPLESIAERADSAPTHRREGQPETPRKSDRRINAAYDVHAVNRAVARSIAKCNARREEQRLAPIPHWHLHQLRHSFATRTRNTLGLEAASAALGHSDLEVTKIYAHLDRALAVKVAETLG; encoded by the coding sequence ATGCCGAAGCCGTCAACGCCGAAAGCACCTAAACTGTGCTTTCACAAGGGGAAGAATCTTTTTTTTGTCCGTTTGAACGGGGAGGCCCTCTATCTGGGGCGGGATGAGGATGAGGCAAAGCGGCGGTATCGCATCGCCGTCGCGGAGTGGTGGAACCGTGGGGGGCTTCCTGAACCGCCGCCACCACAGCAAATCACCGTTGCCCAAGTGTTCGACAGGTGGACGGTTCATGCTCAAGAGTACTACCAAAACAACCCCGGCCATTTTGAGTCCATCAAAGCCACCTACCGCGCATTTTTGGACGTTTACAAGAGCATGCCCGCGGCCGATTTTGGCCCCCTCGCTTTGAAGTCCTACAGGACCGGACTTTGCGACGGCGAAACAAGCCGCACTACCGTCAATATGAAGGTCAACGCCATACGGCGCGTGTTCAAGTGGGCGGTTTCAGAGGAACTGATTCCCCCGTCCGTTTTCGAGGCCCTCGCAACCGTGGAGGGTCTGCGCCAAGGCCGCGCCCACGGGGTCAAGGAACCAACACCCGTGACGGATGTGCGATGGGAGCATGTTGAGGCCTGTCTGCCCTTCATGCCCTCCCCCGTGGCCGATCTCGTGCGCCTTCTATGGAATTGCGGGGCAAGGGTGGGCGAAGTGGTGAACCTGACGGCCCGCGACATTGACACGAGCGGCCCTGTCTGGACCGCCACCATTACAGCCCACAAAACCGCCTACAAGGGCAGGGAGCGCATCTTGTGCTTTGGCAAAAACTGTCAGAGCATATTGAAGCCGCGCATGATGTCCGCGCCTATTGGGAGGCCGCTATTCTCCCCGCTGGAATCCATCGCAGAGCGGGCGGACAGCGCGCCCACGCACCGCCGGGAGGGGCAACCGGAGACACCGCGCAAGTCCGACAGGCGCATAAACGCGGCATACGACGTCCATGCCGTCAACAGGGCCGTGGCGCGGTCCATTGCGAAGTGTAACGCGCGCAGGGAAGAGCAGAGACTGGCCCCAATACCGCACTGGCATCTGCATCAACTACGGCATAGTTTTGCTACCAGAACCCGCAACACCTTGGGTCTTGAGGCCGCGTCCGCCGCCCTGGGTCACAGCGACCTTGAAGTCACGAAAATATACGCGCACCTTGACCGCGCCCTTGCCGTTAAGGTTGCCGAAACGCTGGGATGA